The Silvibacterium dinghuense DNA window GTCTCGAGCCTTACCTTCATCCAGGGCCGCCTCTTCACGCAGGGTGAGGATGACCGTGCTGCCAATGTCGTGGTGCTCGGGCACGATACGGCACAGAAGCTCTTCAACAATGACAACGCCATCGGTAAGGAAGTGGAGATCGAAGGCGATCTCTTCACCGTGATCGGTGTTGTCGACAAGCAGAAGCAGGTCTTCGGGGGCGGGGATAATCCGGAAGACAACAAGGCGATCTTCCCCTATCGCACCTTCAAGAAGCTGCATCCGGAAGACAAGGACCTGTGGTTGAGCGTGAAGTACGACGATCCGAAGAACCGGCCGCTCGTCGAAGACGAGTTGCGCGAGCTGTTGCGCCGCCGCCGCAATGTAAAGGTCTGGCAGCCGGATAACTTCGAAATTTTCGCGCCGGATTCGATCGCGCGCCTGTGGAATCAGCTGACCGGCGGCCTCGCCATCTTCATGGTCGCGGTCTCGAGTGTCGGTCTCATGGTCGGCGGTGTCGGCGTGATGAATATCATGCTGGTTTCGGTCACCGAGCGGACTCGTGAGATCGGTGTGCGCAAGGCTCTGGGCGCAACCAAGCGCAATATTCTCGTGCAGTTCACGACGGAGGCCACAACGCTCTGTGCCATCGGCGGTGTGATTGGCATCA harbors:
- a CDS encoding ABC transporter permease, translating into MAMRFGSTGESVRMALETVRTNKLRSGLTILGIVIGVLTVITISSIISGLNNNVQSWVDSLGSNVLWIYHMPVIGVQPTTEMLARKKMTYEDAMAMRDLPHVVASNAGVRHVNPIFQVGVIGVKYGTKKAQGTMLEGDTTSIADVSSLTFIQGRLFTQGEDDRAANVVVLGHDTAQKLFNNDNAIGKEVEIEGDLFTVIGVVDKQKQVFGGGDNPEDNKAIFPYRTFKKLHPEDKDLWLSVKYDDPKNRPLVEDELRELLRRRRNVKVWQPDNFEIFAPDSIARLWNQLTGGLAIFMVAVSSVGLMVGGVGVMNIMLVSVTERTREIGVRKALGATKRNILVQFTTEATTLCAIGGVIGIIGGAIITLLIRLVISALPATMSATWAIIGFTVSLAIGLVFGIYPAWKAATLDPIEALRYE